The nucleotide sequence ATTGACGCGAATTTTATTGTAACTTAAAAACACTTTTGCCCTTGGTATAATCTCATAGTCAACAGCAACCCATGTCTCCACCAGGCGTTCCGCATCAAGTCCGGACAACACATTGGGGGAATAATAAATACCGGCTCTGACCCCGAAACCCTGAAAAGCCCGTGGCGCGAAACGTAAAAGTGTTCCCAAAGCAAAGGACAACACGTCTGAATCATTTGCGTTAGCGCCGTAAACCTTGCCTCCGACGCCAATCACAAATCCTTCAATTTCTCCAATTTTACCAAAGACATCAAGCCCAACAGAGGCGAGACGGGTATCATCCCGTGAGTTATAAAGCACCCGGCCACTTACTTCGGAAGATCCGTATTCATCTTCGCTCACCGCCTGACGCACTTCTGCCTGAACACTATAATCGTTAAGGCTTAAATCAAACTCACCTGCAGATGCGGTGGCAGCACAAAACAGGACAGAAACAATCAGCAGGGCATTTCTTAACATTTCAGAACTCCTTAAAATTTTTTATATTATCAGCGAGTTATTAATTTTGGGTGTTTAGTCGATATGGAATCCCAGATCAGCGTTCTCAATGAATATGACATAAAGCCCTTAACGAATCAAGGAATGTTCCTGGATTATTATTTGAAGCTCTTTAAGCTCTGCCCCCGAGGGTCCGGAGCCAGCAGTTAAAAAAATCTTTTCTTGTTTCGCGCGTTACTCCTGTAGCAATAAACCGCGCCCTTTCCAAAGGGCATGTTCTTCGCTTTGCATGTTCCACTTTTTTATAAAAGCATATCGGTACAGCTTTCTTTTCATGGCTTTCCCTTTTTTTAAGAAAGAAAAAACCAGTCGGCAAGACTAAGTTTTGTTGGTTTTCAACCATAAATATGTTAAATGGGTAATCTTTTACAAAATAGATTTTTTTTCTGCTTCCCTTATTCGCAAAACAGGACATTTCGACACAATGTATTTTCAAGATATAATCCTTGAACTGAACCGTTTCTGGGCTGAAAATGGCTGCGCTCTGCACCAGCCCTATGATATGGAAGTGGGTGCCGGAACCTTTCATCCCGCAACACTCCTGCACGCCCTTGGGCCTGAACCATGGAGTGCGGCATATGTCCAACCCTCGAGAAGACCAACAGACGGCAGATACGGCGAAAACCCCAATCGCCTGCAGCATTATTATCAATATCAGGTGATGATCAAACCTTCCCCGGATGATGTCCAGGAACTTTACCTTGAAAGCCTCAAGCGTTTCAAGCTTGACCTTCTTGAGCATGACATCCGCTTTGTAGAAGATGACTGGGAGTCTCCAACTCTTGGTGCATCCGGTCTTGGCTGGGAGGTTTGGCTCGACGGCATGGAAATCACCCAGTTTACGTATTTTCAACAGGCAGGAAGCCTTGAACTTTCACCGATAACCGTTGAAATTACTTACGGCCTTGAAAGAATCGCCATGTACCTCCAGGAAGTGGAAAGCGTCTACGACATCAGATGGAACAAGAACATCACCTACGGGCAAATTTTTCAACAAGCCGAAGTGGAATTCTCCACCTTTAACTTTGAACACGCAAACGTTGAAGCACTTGTCGGTTTTTTCAATACCTATGAATCCGAGGCATTGAAGCTGGTGGAACTCGACCTCATCCTGCCGGCATATGATTATTGCCTGAAATGTTCACACACCTTTAATTTGCTTGATGCCCGCAAGGCCATCAGTGTTGCGGAACGAACTCGGTATATCGGCAGAATCAGAAATATCGCCAGACAGGTTGCGGTAAGGTATACGGAACAAAGGGAAAAAATGGGTTACCCGTTGCTCAAGGCATAAAAAAATGGCGGAAGTGCATGGGAATCGAAAAAACCCACCGTTTTCTATCCTGTTAAAGTAGCATTCTTTTATCCCTCCTCTGATGTTCTCGGGGGGCGTTTGGGGAACGTTATTATCTTCCCCATCATCAGCTCCCGTTTCCTGGCCAATCCCACGTGCGCATACTTCTTCACACTGTCCATCCTGGCATGGTCGGTTATCACCTGCAAATCACTCAGCGACATCCCCACCTCATTGACATACTGACTACACGTGGAGTGCTTCAGCCCTGCGTACATCAGAATAACCTCGCCAGTCTCTTTACAGGCCTGTTTCCAGAGCCTGGCCAATATCCTCCTGGTATAACGATAGCCCTCTGTGCGAGATGTGGGGCTGGTAAAGAAGTATCTGCTAATGGACAGTGGCATCGCTTCCATGATGCTGTGAAAGTCAGGATGACAGGGGATAATGTGTGCCCGATGGGTCTTGGTATTATCCACGTATTGCCGGTAAGAGATACTCCGTTTGATGATAAAGGCGTCCAGGAGGCTGTCATAGTCCTCGCGGTGTAGTGCCATCGCTTCGGCTGGTCTCCTGATGTGATATTTCAGCCACCAGAATATCGGCTGATGCTCTTCAGGTATAGCCCTTAAAACCTTCTCCTGACGCTCTGACGGTAGCCAGCTGATAACAGGCTCCTGTATCATATATTTCCGCTTTTCGGGGAACTCGGGCATCTCCTGGATGCGCTTTGACCGTCTCGCAGACTTCAGGCAGGCGTGAAGGCAGTACATAACGTTGTATTTCCCTTTCCCAGTGCGGTGAATGGTGCCCATAAGCCTTAACAAAATATCGTATTGTATCTCATGAAGCTGATAGGTGTACTTGGTAAAAAACGGCACCAGATGGTTCTTAATGCTGTTTTTGTAATCCTTGTAAGTGGCGAAAGACACTGTGCCCTGGATGATTTCCAGCCACTCCCATAAATAGCTGACTGTATCGGCCCACATTGGATTGATGTATCTTTCCAGGCATAGCGTACCCATCTCCTGCTCTGCCGTCAGGATGGTAAGCAACTTCTCCGCCGTCTTCTCGGAGTACATGCGCTCACCTTTGTAATAATAAATCTTGATGGCCTTCCCGCTATGGCTGTCCCACCAGGATATAAACCAGTATCCACGGTCTTTTCGGTAGTGAATTGAGCCTTTCATGGATGCCTCCTTTTTTAATACGGGAGACCTTCATGCAATAAGGGGCTAATCCAGCCCCTCATCCTCGGGAAACAATTGTTCCAGGCGCATCCGCTCTACTTCTTCATCAGCCAGCTCTTCGGCCAG is from Pseudomonadota bacterium and encodes:
- a CDS encoding YfaZ family protein; this encodes MLRNALLIVSVLFCAATASAGEFDLSLNDYSVQAEVRQAVSEDEYGSSEVSGRVLYNSRDDTRLASVGLDVFGKIGEIEGFVIGVGGKVYGANANDSDVLSFALGTLLRFAPRAFQGFGVRAGIYYSPNVLSGLDAERLVETWVAVDYEIIPRAKVFLSYNKIRVNIENKGNWNADESIRGGVALGF
- the glyQ gene encoding glycine--tRNA ligase subunit alpha, yielding MYFQDIILELNRFWAENGCALHQPYDMEVGAGTFHPATLLHALGPEPWSAAYVQPSRRPTDGRYGENPNRLQHYYQYQVMIKPSPDDVQELYLESLKRFKLDLLEHDIRFVEDDWESPTLGASGLGWEVWLDGMEITQFTYFQQAGSLELSPITVEITYGLERIAMYLQEVESVYDIRWNKNITYGQIFQQAEVEFSTFNFEHANVEALVGFFNTYESEALKLVELDLILPAYDYCLKCSHTFNLLDARKAISVAERTRYIGRIRNIARQVAVRYTEQREKMGYPLLKA
- a CDS encoding site-specific integrase, whose product is MKGSIHYRKDRGYWFISWWDSHSGKAIKIYYYKGERMYSEKTAEKLLTILTAEQEMGTLCLERYINPMWADTVSYLWEWLEIIQGTVSFATYKDYKNSIKNHLVPFFTKYTYQLHEIQYDILLRLMGTIHRTGKGKYNVMYCLHACLKSARRSKRIQEMPEFPEKRKYMIQEPVISWLPSERQEKVLRAIPEEHQPIFWWLKYHIRRPAEAMALHREDYDSLLDAFIIKRSISYRQYVDNTKTHRAHIIPCHPDFHSIMEAMPLSISRYFFTSPTSRTEGYRYTRRILARLWKQACKETGEVILMYAGLKHSTCSQYVNEVGMSLSDLQVITDHARMDSVKKYAHVGLARKRELMMGKIITFPKRPPRTSEEG